A single region of the Sorghum bicolor cultivar BTx623 chromosome 7, Sorghum_bicolor_NCBIv3, whole genome shotgun sequence genome encodes:
- the LOC110437267 gene encoding uncharacterized protein LOC110437267, which produces MARSLRDYSTPGVANVPIGPVVNTGNGNFELRTGLLTMVQANQFCGLPSEDVNAYLQNFLELCETIIIKDVALESVKLRLFPFSLSGKAKQWFYQSKEAVNTWDKCSTAFLANFFPMSKTNALRGKISNFQQTSLESIPEAWERLQEYIRACPHHGMEDWLVLQNLYEGFTPMSKGHVDAAAGGAFLSLTIENATTLIEKMVANQSWGEGRKTQKGMHTVKETDLLAAKIDLLMKRLDGQATDPTTGTVQAIDSRMMCEECGNVGHMGINCPGTQEDTSFINNRLRQQQQGNGWNNQNHRQAKAIVSPDSVENVNAVTMRGGKITRDPPHPNHKIGRAPRQQEETQAEGPAQPSEKSMEDEPTPNNYGDTMMLPFPTRERRKKKDGNEQFLRFMEMVEKTHVSVPLMDVLHIPSYYKFIKGIINKKRPLLSTEVVKMTKECSTAILNELPEKKLRITCMQILLTRKMNPFAL; this is translated from the exons ATGGCCAGGTCACTCCGCGACTATTCCACCCCCGGTGTTGCCAACGTGCCCATTGGGCCCGTAGTCAACACTGGGAATGGAAACTTTGAGCTTCGCACTGGCCTACTCACGATGGTGCAGGCAAACCAGTTTTGTGGTTTGCCAAGTGAGGACGTAAATGCGTATCTACAAAACTTCCTTGAGCTGTGcgaaaccatcatcatcaaggatGTCGCACTTGAAAGCGTCAAGCTCCGCTTGTTTCCCTTCTCCCTttcggggaaggcgaagcaatggttctaccagAGCAAGGAAGCTGTCAACACGTGGGACAAATGTTCCACGGCGTTCCTCGCGAATTTTTTTcccatgagcaaaacaaatgctCTGAGGGGAAAGATATCAAACTTCCAGCAGACTTCACTTGAATCCATTCCTGAGGCTTGGGAAAGGCTCCAAGAGTACATCCGGGCCTGCCCCCACCATGGGATGGAAGATTGGCTCGTGCTTCAAAATTTGTACGAGGGGTTCACGCCCATGTCTAAGGGGCACGTCGATGCCGCTGCTGGAGGCGCATTCCTCTCCTTGACCATCGAGAATGCTACGACATTAATTGAGAAGATGGTAGCCAACCAGAGTTGGGGAGAGGGAcgcaaaacacaaaaaggcatgcataccgtGAAGGAGACGGATCTGCTTGCTGCAAAAATAGACCTACTAATGAAGAGATTGGATGGACAGGCCACTGATCCTACCACCGGCACTGTCCAAGCCATCGACTCACGCATGATGTGTGAGGAATGTGGGAATGTTGGCCACATGGGGATCAATTGCCCTGGAACCCAGGAGGACACATCGTTCATCAACAACAGGTTACGCCAACAACAGCAAGGTAATGGGTGGAACAACCAGAACCACCGCCAAG CTAAAGCTATTGTTTCTCCTGATTCTGTGGAAAAtgtaaatgcggtgaccatgaGAGGGGGTAAGATCACTCGTGATCCCCCTCATCCTAACCATAAGATAGGAAGGGCGCCACGACAACAGGAGGAAACACAGGCAGAAGGGCCGGCTCAACCATCAGAAAAATCCATGGAAGACGAGCCGACCCCAAACAACTATGGGGACACCATGATGCTACCCTTTCCCACAAGagaaaggaggaagaagaaggacggAAATGAACAGTTCCTCCGCTTCATGGAAATGGTCGAAAAGACGCACGTTAGTGTACCGTTGATGGATGTCTTGCATATTCCGTCCTACTATAAGTTCATCAAGGGCATCATCAACAAGAAGCGACCATTGCTGTCCACTGAAGTTGTCAAGATGACAAAAGAATGTAGCACAGCTATACTCAATGAGCTGCCCGAGAAGAAGCTACGAATAACCTGTATGCAGATTCTTTTGACAAGGAAGATGAACCCATTTGCTCTTTAG